One window from the genome of Oryza glaberrima chromosome 3, OglaRS2, whole genome shotgun sequence encodes:
- the LOC127769074 gene encoding uncharacterized WD repeat-containing protein C2A9.03-like isoform X2, which yields MILGQMQYLTSQVDGHSQQSAQLYTWNMLRNLLWATSKHDVYLMQNYSVMHWSSLLQRGKEVLNVAGQLAPSQNVRGAMPLSRVQISTMAVKGNLMVAGGFQGELICKYVDKPGVAFCTNLTGNNNSITNSVDIYQAPNGGTRVTAANNDCVVRTFDTERFSLISHFAFPWSVNNTSVSPDGKLLAVLGDSSDCLIADSQSGKEMARLQGHLDYSFSSAWHPDGRVLATGNQDRTCRLWDVRNPSRSVAVLEGRIGAVRGLRYSPDGRFLAVAEPADFVHVYDAAAGYAAAQEIDLFGEIAGVAFSPAGNNGGGGDDDGGEALFVSIADRTYGSLLEFHRRRRHGYLDCCV from the exons ATGATATTAGGGCAGATGCAATATCTTACTTCCCAGGTGGATGGCCATTCTCAGCAGTCGGCGCAATTATACACGTGGAATATG CTGAGGAACCTGCTGTGGGCTACTTCCAAGCATGACGTGTATCTGATGCAGAACTACTCTGTCATGCACTGGTCTTCACTGCTCCAGAGAGGAAAGGAAGTGCTCAATGTCGCGGGCCAACTCGCTCCCTCTCAG AATGTCCGGGGAGCTATGCCGTTGTCGCGGGTGCAGATCAGTACCATGGCGGTGAAAGGCAACCTCATGGTAGCCGGTGGTTTCCAGGGTGAACTCATCTGCAAG TATGTTGATAAACCTGGAGTGGCGTTTTGTACGAATCTGACCGGGAACAACAATTCCATCACGAATTCCGTGGACATATACCAGGCACCAAA TGGCGGTACTCGAGTTACGGCCGCGAACAACGACTGCGTTGTCAGAACTTTCGACACCGAGAGATTCAGCCTCATTAGCCACTTTGCCTTTCCATGGTCGGTCAAT AATACGTCGGTGAGCCCTGACGGCAAGCTCCTCGCGGTTCTTGGTGACAGCTCCGACTGCCTGATCGCCGATTCACAATCTGGCAAG GAAATGGCGAGGCTGCAGGGTCACCTGGACTACTCGTTCTCGTCGGCGTGGCACCCCGACGGCCGGGTGCTCGCGACGGGGAACCAGGACAGGACGTGCCGGCTGTGGGACGTGCGCAACCCGTCGCGGTCGGTGGCGGTGCTGGAGGGCCGGATCGGCGCCGTCAGGGGCCTCCGGTACTCGCCGGACGGACGCTTCCTCGCCGTTGCCGAGCCGGCCGACTTCGTCCACGtctacgacgccgccgcgggtTACGCCGCCGCGCAGGAGATCGACCTGTTCGGGGAGATCGCCGGCGTCGCGTTCAGCCCCGCCGGGAataatggcggtggcggcgacgacgacggcggggagGCGCTGTTCGTCAGCATCGCCGACCGCACGTACGGCAGCTTGCTCGAgttccaccggcgccgccgccatggctacCTGGACTGCTGCGTctga
- the LOC127769074 gene encoding uncharacterized WD repeat-containing protein C2A9.03-like isoform X1, with product MAHDLHDDLEFVSGGGDDDDYYLGFNHDSGHGFHTSAATAASQTNKQMDDTSALDYKEGKDMQGIPWERLNYSRNQYREMRLRQYKNYENLTMPRDGLQKECKQVERKDTFYDFHLNTRLVKSTIVHFQLRNLLWATSKHDVYLMQNYSVMHWSSLLQRGKEVLNVAGQLAPSQNVRGAMPLSRVQISTMAVKGNLMVAGGFQGELICKYVDKPGVAFCTNLTGNNNSITNSVDIYQAPNGGTRVTAANNDCVVRTFDTERFSLISHFAFPWSVNNTSVSPDGKLLAVLGDSSDCLIADSQSGKEMARLQGHLDYSFSSAWHPDGRVLATGNQDRTCRLWDVRNPSRSVAVLEGRIGAVRGLRYSPDGRFLAVAEPADFVHVYDAAAGYAAAQEIDLFGEIAGVAFSPAGNNGGGGDDDGGEALFVSIADRTYGSLLEFHRRRRHGYLDCCV from the exons ATGGCCCACGACTTGCACGACGACCTGGAgttcgtctccggcggcggcgacgacgacgactactaCTTGGGGTTCAACCACGATTCCGGCCATGGCTTCCACACCTCCGCTGCCACTGCAGCCTCCCAGACG AACAAGCAGATGGACGATACTTCAGCCTTAGACTACAAAGAAGGGAAAGACATGCAAGGGATACCGTGGGAACGGCTGAATTATAGCAGGAATCAGTATCGCGAGATGAGACTAAGGCAATATAAGAATTATGAGAACCTTACTATGCCGCGTGATGGACTACAAAAG GAATGCAAACAAGTGGAGAGAAAAGACACATTCTATGATTTTCACTTGAATACAAGACTTGTCAAGTCAACAATAGTGCATTTTCAG CTGAGGAACCTGCTGTGGGCTACTTCCAAGCATGACGTGTATCTGATGCAGAACTACTCTGTCATGCACTGGTCTTCACTGCTCCAGAGAGGAAAGGAAGTGCTCAATGTCGCGGGCCAACTCGCTCCCTCTCAG AATGTCCGGGGAGCTATGCCGTTGTCGCGGGTGCAGATCAGTACCATGGCGGTGAAAGGCAACCTCATGGTAGCCGGTGGTTTCCAGGGTGAACTCATCTGCAAG TATGTTGATAAACCTGGAGTGGCGTTTTGTACGAATCTGACCGGGAACAACAATTCCATCACGAATTCCGTGGACATATACCAGGCACCAAA TGGCGGTACTCGAGTTACGGCCGCGAACAACGACTGCGTTGTCAGAACTTTCGACACCGAGAGATTCAGCCTCATTAGCCACTTTGCCTTTCCATGGTCGGTCAAT AATACGTCGGTGAGCCCTGACGGCAAGCTCCTCGCGGTTCTTGGTGACAGCTCCGACTGCCTGATCGCCGATTCACAATCTGGCAAG GAAATGGCGAGGCTGCAGGGTCACCTGGACTACTCGTTCTCGTCGGCGTGGCACCCCGACGGCCGGGTGCTCGCGACGGGGAACCAGGACAGGACGTGCCGGCTGTGGGACGTGCGCAACCCGTCGCGGTCGGTGGCGGTGCTGGAGGGCCGGATCGGCGCCGTCAGGGGCCTCCGGTACTCGCCGGACGGACGCTTCCTCGCCGTTGCCGAGCCGGCCGACTTCGTCCACGtctacgacgccgccgcgggtTACGCCGCCGCGCAGGAGATCGACCTGTTCGGGGAGATCGCCGGCGTCGCGTTCAGCCCCGCCGGGAataatggcggtggcggcgacgacgacggcggggagGCGCTGTTCGTCAGCATCGCCGACCGCACGTACGGCAGCTTGCTCGAgttccaccggcgccgccgccatggctacCTGGACTGCTGCGTctga